The following proteins are encoded in a genomic region of Candidatus Polarisedimenticolaceae bacterium:
- a CDS encoding ATP-binding protein — protein MRLISVAVVLPLVLAAAAGAFVLGRLQGKRRGRAAVARERDELRAILEITETITGSLDLRTIMGVIVRKVGERVGAHRCSIVLVDEGAQRCFVLAASDNPEADMLAIDMTKYPEIRRAVETREPVYIEDVASDPLLEPVRDLLLRMGYRSLLVMPLVFGKEVLGTLFLRASREVPFTEREMRFCRVAAAASTNALKNALLYRDAGTEAARHRATGEKLRRVLDGTPDVIVAVDARGIVTEFNRAAEDLTGIFAREAVGRPLADIVPDAAPHAATGRKGRDLLLTRPDGEEVEIHLLSAALRDPNGGTAGHVLLGRDVTDLRRAERSLAQADRLSSLGEVVAGVAHELNNPLSAVLGYAQLIQGDERREDLDRDLGRIVESARRCQKIVVNLLSFARKHRAEKKAQDLAACVRKIIDLKTYHLRASRVDVTLETAEPLPLALFDFHQIEQVVLNLINNAEQAIEATGGPGRITVRLTATADEVVLEVEDSGPGIPPAVRHRIFDPFFTTKEAGKGTGLGLSVSYGIVEEHGGRIALAPEQPGHGARFTMTLPRASGPMAAAEPAAHPPSRALAGRRVLVAEDEPLILDLFSRVLQHDGALVTTARDGEEAWSRILETDFDLIVADLRMPRLDGRALYERVAEERPSLLRRFVFATGDLVRQESLRFLEGLPNRILAKPLDVDNVRDVLVQAIRAGGTARAAS, from the coding sequence GTGCGCTTGATCTCGGTCGCCGTCGTCCTCCCTCTTGTCCTCGCCGCGGCCGCGGGAGCGTTCGTTCTCGGGCGGCTGCAAGGCAAGCGGAGGGGCCGGGCGGCGGTCGCGCGCGAGCGCGACGAGCTGCGCGCGATCCTCGAGATCACCGAGACGATCACCGGGTCGCTCGACCTTCGCACGATCATGGGAGTCATCGTGCGCAAGGTGGGCGAGCGCGTCGGCGCGCATCGCTGCTCGATCGTCCTCGTCGACGAGGGGGCGCAGCGCTGCTTCGTGCTCGCCGCGAGCGACAACCCCGAAGCCGACATGCTCGCGATCGACATGACGAAGTATCCGGAGATCCGCCGCGCGGTCGAGACCCGCGAGCCCGTCTACATCGAGGACGTCGCGAGCGACCCGCTCCTCGAGCCCGTGCGCGATCTCCTCCTCCGCATGGGCTACCGGTCGCTCCTCGTCATGCCGCTCGTTTTCGGGAAGGAAGTTCTCGGGACGCTCTTCCTGCGCGCCAGCCGCGAGGTGCCGTTCACCGAGCGCGAGATGCGGTTCTGCCGGGTCGCCGCCGCCGCATCGACGAACGCCCTCAAGAATGCGCTCCTCTATCGCGACGCCGGGACGGAAGCGGCGCGCCACCGCGCGACCGGCGAGAAGCTCCGCCGCGTCCTCGACGGCACGCCGGACGTCATCGTGGCGGTCGACGCGCGCGGCATCGTCACCGAGTTCAACCGCGCCGCCGAGGACCTCACCGGGATCTTCGCGCGCGAAGCGGTGGGACGGCCTCTTGCCGACATCGTTCCGGATGCGGCGCCGCACGCGGCGACCGGCAGGAAGGGACGCGACCTCCTCCTCACACGGCCCGACGGCGAGGAGGTCGAGATCCACCTCCTGAGCGCGGCGCTCCGCGATCCGAACGGAGGCACGGCCGGGCACGTGCTCCTCGGGCGCGACGTGACCGATCTTCGCCGTGCGGAGCGCAGCCTCGCTCAGGCCGATCGCCTCTCGAGCCTTGGCGAGGTCGTCGCCGGCGTCGCGCACGAGCTCAACAATCCGCTCTCGGCGGTCCTCGGGTATGCGCAGCTCATCCAGGGCGATGAGCGGCGCGAGGATCTCGACCGCGACCTCGGGCGCATCGTCGAGTCGGCGCGGCGCTGCCAGAAGATCGTCGTGAACCTGCTCTCCTTCGCGCGCAAGCACCGGGCGGAGAAGAAGGCGCAGGACCTCGCCGCCTGCGTCCGCAAGATCATCGACCTCAAGACCTACCACCTCCGCGCCTCGAGGGTCGACGTCACGCTCGAGACGGCGGAGCCGTTGCCGCTCGCCCTCTTCGACTTCCATCAGATCGAGCAGGTCGTCCTCAACCTGATCAACAACGCCGAGCAGGCGATCGAGGCGACCGGCGGCCCGGGGCGGATCACCGTGCGCCTCACGGCGACGGCGGACGAGGTCGTCCTCGAAGTGGAGGACAGCGGGCCCGGGATTCCGCCCGCGGTCCGCCATCGCATCTTCGATCCGTTCTTCACGACGAAGGAGGCCGGCAAGGGGACCGGGCTCGGCCTTTCGGTCTCCTACGGAATCGTCGAGGAGCACGGCGGGAGGATCGCGCTCGCGCCCGAACAGCCGGGACACGGCGCGCGCTTCACGATGACGCTGCCACGCGCGTCGGGACCGATGGCCGCCGCCGAGCCGGCCGCGCACCCGCCCAGCCGCGCTCTCGCGGGGCGGCGCGTGCTCGTCGCCGAGGACGAGCCGTTGATCCTCGACCTCTTCTCACGCGTTCTGCAGCACGACGGTGCTCTCGTGACGACCGCGCGCGACGGTGAAGAGGCGTGGAGCCGAATCCTCGAGACCGACTTCGATCTCATCGTCGCCGATCTGCGCATGCCGCGTCTCGACGGACGCGCGCTCTACGAGCGGGTCGCGGAGGAGCGTCCCTCCCTCCTGCGCCGGTTCGTCTTCGCGACCGGCGATCTCGTCCGCCAGGAGAGCCTGCGCTTCCTCGAGGGTCTGCCGAACCGGATCCTCGCCAAGCCGCTCGACGTCGACAACGTCCGGGACGTCCTCGTCCAGGCCATCCGCGCCGGAGGCACCGCTCGCGCGGCCAGCTAA
- a CDS encoding tyrosine-type recombinase/integrase, whose amino-acid sequence MHRWRHNLRHSAARHLRRAGVDKSTIKEIGGWKTDAMFYRYDIVDTQDQREAQRKLALHLGSRHEIECGGNQDRRNGPVRAMPSSAGHAQNAHNPSRAHGAWPQSPASQMEISKDLVGSATGIRTPV is encoded by the coding sequence GTGCACCGATGGAGGCACAACCTCCGGCACTCCGCCGCGCGGCACCTCCGCCGTGCTGGGGTGGACAAGAGCACGATCAAGGAGATCGGCGGCTGGAAGACCGATGCGATGTTCTATCGCTACGACATCGTGGACACGCAAGATCAGCGAGAGGCGCAGCGAAAGCTCGCCTTGCACCTCGGCTCCCGTCACGAAATCGAATGTGGCGGAAATCAAGACCGACGGAACGGTCCGGTAAGAGCGATGCCTTCTTCAGCCGGTCACGCACAAAACGCGCACAATCCCTCCCGCGCGCATGGAGCGTGGCCGCAGAGTCCTGCCAGTCAGATGGAAATCTCAAAGGATCTGGTTGGTAGCGCTACGGGGATTCGAACCCCGGTTTGA
- a CDS encoding nucleotidyl transferase AbiEii/AbiGii toxin family protein, which translates to MRSRGRSRGKERREVPEPETEEIRRIALVAVFSDDEIMNRVVLKGGNALTLVYNIGGRTSVDLDFSIEGDFEDVSGLQGRLFAALTARFEAAGYHAFDMTLEPRPRNPSADRLEGRWGGYQATFKVIRIRDAVRLGWRLQDLQRQAVALSPNQVRTFRIDFSKYEFVGEKLERDIDEFRIYVYSPAMLVVEKLRALCQQSPAYELNTTPSPRGRDCYDIYQIMQALGVNLRDPETIDLLRYSFDAKAVPLVLLRDIQTQREFHRADWQSVRAAVAGEPEEFDFYFDFVLDRVLELEALGVVDAPR; encoded by the coding sequence GTGCGATCGCGCGGCCGGAGCCGTGGAAAGGAACGACGGGAGGTTCCTGAACCCGAGACCGAGGAAATCCGCCGAATCGCGCTCGTCGCGGTTTTCTCCGATGACGAGATCATGAATAGAGTCGTTCTCAAGGGAGGCAACGCCCTTACGCTCGTCTACAACATTGGTGGACGCACATCAGTTGACCTTGATTTTTCGATAGAAGGTGACTTCGAGGATGTCAGCGGTCTTCAGGGACGCCTCTTTGCCGCACTCACGGCGCGATTCGAGGCTGCCGGATACCACGCGTTTGACATGACGCTAGAGCCGCGACCGCGCAACCCGTCCGCCGACCGTTTGGAGGGCCGCTGGGGTGGTTACCAGGCAACCTTCAAGGTGATTCGAATACGCGACGCCGTGCGCCTTGGGTGGAGACTTCAAGATCTACAACGCCAAGCCGTTGCATTGAGTCCAAACCAGGTGCGAACGTTTAGGATCGACTTTAGCAAGTACGAATTCGTCGGCGAGAAGCTGGAACGCGACATCGACGAGTTCCGGATTTACGTCTACTCGCCAGCAATGCTGGTTGTGGAAAAGCTCCGCGCACTCTGTCAGCAGTCTCCGGCCTACGAGTTGAACACAACGCCCAGTCCGAGGGGTCGAGATTGCTACGACATCTATCAGATCATGCAAGCATTGGGGGTGAACTTGCGTGATCCAGAAACTATCGACCTCTTGCGGTACTCGTTTGACGCGAAGGCGGTGCCGCTTGTCTTGCTCCGCGACATACAAACGCAAAGGGAATTCCATCGCGCGGACTGGCAATCGGTTCGAGCCGCGGTCGCGGGAGAACCTGAGGAGTTCGACTTCTATTTCGATTTCGTGCTTGATCGCGTACTGGAACTAGAGGCCCTTGGGGTAGTAGACGCGCCACGCTGA
- a CDS encoding thrombospondin type 3 repeat-containing protein, protein MANPTQIDADGDHVGNACDNCINTPNPNQQDSDGDGRGDACDNCPTVPNGFQDDTDGDGVGDACDNCSLDYNPTQSDFDHDGEGDICDVNDGLIYIFGTDDKSYVEWQQETGPSVFSVYTGDLSVLRSSGTYTQVPGSNPLASRTCQVTDPFSLDTILPGSGLVEFSLATGVTGGVEGSLGTNSSGALRPNTNPCP, encoded by the coding sequence GTGGCGAACCCGACCCAGATCGACGCAGACGGCGACCATGTGGGCAACGCCTGCGATAACTGCATCAACACGCCGAACCCTAATCAGCAGGACTCGGACGGGGATGGTCGTGGCGATGCTTGCGATAACTGTCCCACCGTCCCCAACGGGTTCCAAGACGACACGGACGGCGACGGCGTGGGTGATGCGTGCGACAATTGCTCGCTCGACTACAACCCGACGCAATCCGACTTCGACCACGACGGTGAAGGGGACATCTGCGACGTGAACGACGGGTTGATCTACATTTTCGGCACCGACGACAAGTCGTACGTCGAGTGGCAGCAGGAGACGGGACCGTCGGTGTTCAGCGTTTACACGGGAGATCTCTCCGTGCTGCGCTCGTCCGGCACGTACACACAGGTGCCGGGGTCGAACCCACTCGCGTCACGGACGTGTCAGGTCACGGACCCGTTCTCGCTCGACACGATCCTGCCGGGGAGTGGCCTGGTGGAGTTCAGCCTCGCCACCGGAGTAACCGGAGGCGTGGAGGGTTCATTGGGGACGAATAGTTCTGGCGCTCTGAGACCTAACACGAACCCTTGCCCATAG